A stretch of DNA from Streptomyces rubradiris:
AGCTCTCAACGTCGTGCGAGCCGGGAGGTACCCCCTTCTGGGAAAGTCCCCCAAGACATCCCCAGACGCCAGTCGACGCCCCCCAAGACGTCGGCCTGACAATCGCCAACTTAGACCTTCGAACCCCTTCGATGGTTACGTTCGCATCACTGTGATGTGCGTCTCTTGCATATGTCCTTTACGTACGCAAGAGCCCCGATATGCCGATCGAGGCCCGTGCGTAAGGAAGATGCGCGAGGCTTGTGAAGAGCTTATGTGAGGCCCGCGCAGGACTCCAGGGGGAACGGAAGATCGATTCCGAAATTCGGCTTCCGTTCACCGGAAGGCGCGTAGCCGCAGGCTGTTGGTGACGACGAAGACCGAGGAGAAGGCCATCGCGGCCCCGGCGATCATCGGGTTGAGCAGACCGGCGGCGGCCAGCGGCAGCGCGGCGACGTTGTAGCCGAAGGCCCACACCAGATTGCCCTTGATGGTGGCCAGCGTCCGGCGGGACAGCCTGATGGCGTCCGCGGCCACCCGCAGGTCCCCGCGCACCAGCGTCAGATCGCCGGCCTCGATCGCCGCGTCCGTACCGGTGCCCATGGCCAGGCCCAGGTCGGCGGTGGCCAGCGCGGCGGCGTCGTTCACGCCGTCGCCGACCATGGCCACGGCCCGGCCCTCGCCCTGGAGCCGCCGTACGACGTCCACCTTGTCCTCGGGCAGCACCTCGGCGTACACGTGCCCGGCGTCGATGCCGACGGTCCTGGCGACCGCCTCGGCGACCGTGCGGTTGTCCCCGGTGAGCAGCACCGGCGTCAGGCCCAGTCCGCGCAGCTCGCGGATGGCCTCGGCGCTGGTCTCCTTGACCGCGTCGGCGACGGCGATGACCCCGCGGGCCCGCCCGTCCCAGCCGGCCACGACGGCCGTACGGCCCTGTCGCTCGGCTTCCCGGGCCGCGCGCGCCAGCTCCGGCGGCAGCTCGTCGTAGAGCCGCCCCACAGCCACCTCACGGCCGTCCACGCGCCCGCGCACGCCCCGCCCGGGCACGTTCTCGAAGTGCTCGACCGGCGGAAGGGCCCCGGCCCGTTCTTCGGCGCCGGCGGCGATGGCGCGGGCCACCGGGTGCTCGGAGGCGTGCTCCAGGGCGCCCGCGAGGCGCAGCAGCTCCTTCTCGTCCTCGCCCTCGGCGACGTACACGTCCTGGAGGGTCATCCGGCCGGTGGTGACCGTGCCGGTCTTGTCCAGGACGACCGTGTCCACCCGGCGCGTGGACTCCAGCACCTCGGGGCCCTTGATCAGGATGCCCAGCTGGGCGCCGCGCCCGGTGCCCACCATCAGCGCGGTCGGCGTGGCCAGGCCCAGCGCGCAGGGGCAGGCGATGATCAGGACGGCGACGGCGGCCGTGAACGCGGCGACCGTGTCCCCGGTGACCCCCAGCCAGACGCCGAAGGTGCCGAGCGCGATCAGGATGACCACCGGGACGAAGACGGCGGAGATCCGGTCGGCGAGCCGCTGCACCTCGGCCTTGCCGTTCTGCGCGTCCTCCACCAGCCGGGCCATCCGGGCGAGCTGGGTGTCCGCGCCGACCCGCGTGGCCTCGACGACCAGCCGGCCGCCCGCGTTGACCGTGGCGCCGGTGACCCGGTCGCCGGGGCCGACGTCCACCGGCACCGACTCGCCGGTCAGCATGGACGCGTCCACCGCGGAGACGCCCTCGACCACCGTGCCGTCGGTGGCGATCTTCTCGCCGGGGCGTACGACGAACCGGTCGCCCACGGCCAGTTCGGACACCGGCACCCGCACCTCGCGCCCGTCCCGCAGCACCGCCACGTCCTTGGCGCCCAGTTCCATCAGGGCCTTCAGGGCGGCACCGGCGCGGCGCTTGGAGCGGGCCTCCAGGTAGCGGCCGAGCAGGATCAGCGCGATGACCCCGGAGGCGACCTCCAGATAGATGGTGGAGGCGCCGTCCATGCGGGAGACGGTGAGCCGGAACTCGTCGTGCATGCCGTGCGTGCCCGCGTCGCCGAAGAACAGCGCCCACAGCGACCAGCCGAACGCGGCCAGCGTGCCGACCGAGACGAGGGTGTCCATGGTGGCGGCGCCGTGCCGGAGGTTGGTCCAGGCGGCCCGGTGGAAGGGCGCGCCGCCCCAGACGACGACCGGCGCGGCCAGGGTGAGCGAGAGCCACTGCCAGTTGGCGAACTGGAGCGCGGGGATCATCGCGAGCAGGACCACGGGCGCGGCGAGCAGCGCGGAGACGAGCAGGCGGTGCCCGAGCTCGCCGAGTTCGGCGTCCCGTCCGGGGCTCTCCGGCGCGCTCCCGGTCTCGGGTTCGGGCTCCGGCGGCCGGGGTTCCTCGGCGGTGTAGCCGGTCTTCTCGACGGTGGCGATCAGGTCGGCGACCTCGACGCCGTCGGCGAAGGTGACTCTGGCCTTCTCGGTGGCGAAGTTGACGGTGGCGCTCACGCCGTCCATCCGGTTGAGCTTCTTCTCCACCCGGGCGGCACAGGAGGCGCAGGTCATGCCGCCGATGAGCAGCTCGACCTGTTCGGTGCCGGGCGCCGTGGCCGGCGGCTTGGCGGTGGTGCTGGTCATGTCCGGACTCCAGACATCGGACCGGGCCGTACGGATCCAGTATCAGCTGGTCGGCACGGCCCGGTCGGGGATCGGGGGGTGGTGCTCAGGCCTGGCCGGCCAGCTCGTAGCCGGCCTCGTCGACGGCGGCGCGCACGGCCTCCTCGTCGAGCGGGGCCGCGGACACGACGGTCACCTCGCCGCTCGACGCGACGGCCTTCACCGAGCTGACGCCCGGGATGCGGGAGATCTCCTCGGAGACGGAGCCCTCGCAGTGGCCACAGCTCATGCCGGTGACCTTGTAGACGGTGGTGACGGTGGTCATGTCGTTACTCCTCGTCGAGGCGCGTGTGGGACCTGTGGGGTGCCCGGAGGAACCCCGATATCCGTACTGTATACCCCTAGGGGGTATCAAGCCAAGCGACTCCCCGGAGCGTCTAGCCTTCCTTCGGGTTCCCGAAAGGAGCGGATGTGCGAGCCGTGGTCTTCGAGGAGTACGGAAAGCCGGCCGGGGTCCGGGAGGTCCCCGACCCGGAGCCGGCGGCGCACGGCGTGGTGGTCCGGGTGGCGGCCACCGGCCTGTGTCGCAGCGACTGGCACGGCTGGGCGGGGCACGACCCGGACATCACGCTGCCGCACGTGCCGGGGCACGAACTCGCCGGAGTGGTCGAGGCGGTGGGCGCCCGGGTGACCCGGTGGCGGCCCGGCGACCGGGTCACCGTGCCCTTCGTCTGCGCCTGCGGCAGCTGCGGGCCGTGCGCGGCGGGCGACCAGCAGGTGTGCGAACGGCAGACCCAGCCCGGCTTCAGCCACTGGGGCTCCTTCGCCGAGTACGTCGCCCTCGACCACGCCGACGTCAACCTCGTCGCGCTCCCGGACGACCTGGCGTACGCCACCGCCGCCGCCCTCGGCTGCCGCTTCGCCACCGCCTTCCGGGCCGTGGTCCAGCAGGGCCGGGTGGCGGCCGGGGAGTGGGTCGCGGTGCACGGCTGCGGCGGGGTCGGCCTGTCGGCGGTGATGATCGCGGCGGCCGCGGGCGCCCGGGTGGTGGCGGTCGACATCTCGCCCCGGGCCCTGGAACTGGCCCGCGGCTTCGGCGCCGCCGAGTGCCTGGACGCGACCGGCGTGCCCGACCCGGGCGCCGCCGTCCGAGAGCTGACCGGCGGCGGCGCCCACCTCTCGCTCGACGCCCTCGGCTCGCCCGCCACCTGCGCCGCCTCCGTGAACGGACTGCGCCCCCGCGGCCGGCACGTCCAGGTCGGCCTGCTGCCCTCGGCCGACGGCACCACCCCGGTCCCGCTGGCCCGCGCGATCGCCCTGGAGCTCGAACTGCTCGGCAGCCACGGCATGGCTGCCCACGCCTACCCCGGCATGCTCCGCCTGGTCCGCGCCGGCACGCTGCGCCCCGACCTCCTGGTGACCCGCACCATCCCGCTCGACGCGGCCCCGGCGGCGCTCGCGGCGATGGGTACGGCCCCGGAGGCGGGCGTCACGGTCATCGAGCCCTGGAGCTGACGCGCCGCGTCCGGGCGGGTCAGCCCGCTCCGCGCCGGCGGTTGCCGGGGCGCGCTGCGACCCAGGCGCGGACGGTGTCGGCGTACCAGTAGGGCCTGCCGCCCTCGACGTGGTCGGGCGGGGGGAGATGCCCGTGTTTGCGGTAGGCCCGCACGGTGTCCGGCCGCACCCGGATGTGCGCCGCGATCTCCTTGTAGGACCACAGTCTCCGGTCGGTCATGAGCCGCACCTCCCTGTGCGCCGCGGCGGCGACCGGTACGGCCGCCCGGGGGGACCGGGCGCTGAGTCGGTCACCCAGCCTGTGTGCGACGGCGACCTTGAGTCACGACCGGGGGCGGCTGTCGACGGGCTGTGACCGAGAACCTATACAGGCGTGACATCTGTGACAGGAAGGAGGTGTTTGTGACGAACCCGCCACAAAGGGCATCCATGGGGAGGCGGGCGGCCCCGCTCACCGGAGCAGGGAGGTCCGTATGTCCGGACAAAACGTTGACACGGTTCCGTACGCGGACTAGAAAGCCGGGAGAGCCATGACGAAGGGAAACCGATGGCCTACGACCTGATCACCATGGGGCGGATCGGGGTGGACCTCTACCCGCTCCAGACCGGCGTCCCGCTCGCCCAGGTCACGTCCTTCGGCAAGTTCCTCGGCGGCTCCGCGGCCAACGTCGCGGTCGCCGCGGCCCGGCTCGGCCGCCGCACCGCCGTGATCACCCGCACCGGAGACGACCCGTTCGGCGCCTACCTCCACGACGCCCTGCGCGGCTTCGGCGTCGACGACCGCTGGGTCACCCCCGTCCCCGGCCTGCCCACCCCCGTCACCTTCTGCGAGATCTTCCCGCCGGACGACTTCCCGCTGTACTTCTACCGCCGGCCCAAGGCCCCCGACCTGGAGATCCACCCTCACGAACTGGACCTGGACGCCATCGCGGCGGCCCGGGTCTTCTGGGTCACCGGCACCGGACTGAGCGAGGAGCCGAGCCGTACCGCGACCCTGGGGGCGCTCGCCCACCGGGCCAGAACCGGCATCACCGTCTTCGACCTGGACTGGCGCCCCGTGTTCTGGGCGGACCCCGAGACCGCCCGCCCGTTCTACGCCGAGGCCCTGCGCCACGCCACCGTCGCCGTCGGCAACCTGGACGAGGTGGAGATCGCCACCGGCACGCGTGAGCCGCACGCCGCCGCCCGCGCCCTGCTGGACGCCGGGGCCGAGCTGGCCGTCGTCAAACAGGGACCCAAGGGCGTCCTCGCCGTCAGCCGGGCGGGCGAGAGCGCCGAGGTCCCGCCGCTGCCCGTCACCGTCCTGAACGGGCTCGGCGCCGGTGACGCCTTCGGCGGCTCGCTCTGCCACGGCCTGCTGGCCGGGCACGACCTGGAGACGGTGATGCGGCACGCCAACGCGGCCGGTGCCATCGTCGCCTCCCGCCTGGAGTGCTCCTCCGCGATGCCGACCCCCGCCGAGGTGGCCGCCGCGCTCGACTCCGGAGCGGTGCGGTGAGGGCCGGCCGGGTCACCGGCACCCACACCGAGGGCGGCGCCGGTGCGGGGCCACCGGCCACGACGCCCGGCGGGACCGCTCCCGGCCCGGCCGCTCGCCCCGAGGCCGCTCGCCCCGAGGCCGCTCCCGGTGTGGCCGTCCCCGGCGGGGCCGCGCCCCCGGAAGGCGCCGCGGGCCCCGCGCGCCCGCAGGTCGACGTCGCCGAGCTGGTCCGCGTCCGCACCCGGCACCCCGAGGCCATCGCCGAGGCCGCCGCGCGCCGGGCCCGCCGTCCCCTGCTGGACGACGGCGGGCGGCTGGTGATCGTCGCCGCCGACCACCCGGCCCGCGGCTCCCTCGACGTCGGCGACCGGCGGCTCGCCATGGCCGACCGGGCCGACCTGCTGAGCCGCCTGTGCCTCGCGCTGTCCCGGCCCGGTGTCGACGGGGTGCTGGCCACCGCCGACATCCTGGACGACCTGCTGCTGCTCGGCGCCCTGGAGCACAAGGTCGTCCTGGGCTCCATGAACCGCGGCGGGCTGCACGGGGCCAGCTTCGAGCTGGACGACCGGTTCACCGGTTACCGCCCCGAGGACATCGAGCGGCTCGGCTTCGACGCGGGCAAGCTGCTGCTGCGCGTCGACTACGCCGACCCGGGCTCCCTGGCCACCCTGGAGACCGCCGCCCGCGTCATCGACGCCATGGCGGCCCGCCGGCTGCCGGTGTTCGTGGAGCCGTTCATCAGCCGCCGCGGCCCCGGCGGCGAGCTGCTGAACGACCTCTCCGCCGAGGCGGTCACCCGGGCCATCGCCATCGCCTCCGGCCTCGGCGGCTCCTCCGCCTACACCTGGCTGAAGGTGCCGGTCACCGAGGACCCCGACGACATGGCCCGGGTGATGCGGACCTCCACGCTGCCCGCCGTCCTGCTCGGCGGGGACATCGGCGACTCCCCGGCGGACCGGGCCGCCGCCTACGACAGGTGGCGGGCCGCGCTGCGCCTGCCCACCGTGCGCGGCCTGGTGGCGGGCCGCTCGCTGCTGTACCCGGCGGACGGCGACGTGGCCGCCGCCGTGGACACCGCCGTAGGACTGCTGTGAGGGGCGCATGAGAGGCACCGAGCTGCATCGGCCCAGGGGCGCGACCGCGAACGCCCGGTACGCCGTCGACATCGGCCCCGAGACGGCCGGCTGGACGCACAGCAGCCTGCGGGTCGTGGAGCTGGCGCCCGGCGCCAGCCATGCCTTCACCACTGGCGACAGCGAATGGATCGTGCTTCCGCTGGAAGGCGGATGTACCGTACAAACGGAGCAGGACGAGTTCCAACTCCTGGGCCGGGACAGCGTGTTCGCGGACGTCACCGACTTCGCGTACGCCCCCCGGGACGCCCGGGTCCAGATCGCCTCCGGCGCGGGAGGCCGCTTCGCCCTGGCAGGAGCGAAGTGCGAGCGACGACTCCCCGCCCGCTACGGCCCCGCGCCGGAGGTCCCCGTCGAGGAGCGCGGCAGCGGCACCTGCGCCCGCCGGGTGCGCAACTTCGCCGCCGCCGACGCCTTCGCGTGCGACCGGCTGATCGCCGTGGAGGTGATCACCCCCGGCGGCAACTGGTCCTCGTACCCGCCGCACAAGCACGACGAGCACCGGCCGGGCGAGGAGTCGGAGCTGGAGGAGATCTACTACTTCGAGATCGACGGCCCGAACGGCCTGGGCTACCAACGGGTGTTCCCCTCCCGCGAGGGCGGTGCGGACGTGCTCGCCGAGGTCCGCTCCGGCGACGCCGTCCTCGTCCCCGACGGCTGGCACGGCCCGTCCATCGCCCAGCCCGGGCACGACATGTACTACCTGAACGTCATGGCGGGCCCGGGGGACAGCCGCGAGTGGCTCATCCGCTTCCATCCCGACCACACCACCGGGGGGTACCGATGACGACGATCCGGCTGACCGTCGCCCAGGCGCTGGTCCGCTTCCTGGCCGCCCAGTACACCGAGCGGGACGGGACCCGGCGGCGGCTGATCGGCGCCATGTGGGGCATCTTCGGGCACGGCAACGTCGCCGGGATCGGCCAGGCGCTGGTCGAGTACGCGGACCTCATGCCGTACCACCAGGGCCGCAACGAGCAGGCGATGGTGCACGCGGCCGTCGGCTACGCCCGCCAGTCGGGCCGGCTGTCCGCCCACGCGGTGACCACCTCCATCGGGCCCGGCGCGACCAACCTCGTCACCGGCGCCGCCCTCGCCACCATCAACCACCTGCCGGTGCTGCTGCTGCCCGGCGACGTCTTCGCCGCCCGCCCCGCCGACCCGGTCCTGCAACAGCTGGAGGTGCCGTACGCGGGCGACGTGTCGGTCAACGACACCCTGCGCCCGGTGTCGAGGTACTTCGACCGGATCACCCGCCCGGAGGCCCTGATCCCGGCGGCCCTCCAGGCGATGCGGGTGCTCACCGACCCGGTGGACACCGGCGCGGTCACCCTCGCCCTGCCCCAGGACGTGCAGGCGGAGGGCTACGACTGGCCGGAGCGGTTCTTCGCCGAGCGGGTGTGGACCGTACGGCGGCCGGGCGCGGACGCGGCCGAGCTGGCGGAGGCCGTGCAGGCTATCCGGACCGCGCGGCGGCCCCTCCTCGTCGCGGGCGGCGGGGTGCACCACAGCCGCGCCGAGACCGCCCTCGCCGAGTTCGCCGGTGCCACCGGCATCCCGGTCGCCTCCACCCAGGCCGGCAAGGGATCGCTGCGGTACGACCACCCGCAGGACGTCGGCGGGATCGGGCACACCGGCACCGCGACCGCCGACGACCTGGCCCGCGCCGCGGACCTGGTGATCGGGGTCGGCACCCGTTACACCGACTTCACCACCGCCTCCGGCACCCTCTTCGAGAACCCCGCCGTCCGCTTCCTCAACCTCAACATCGCCCCCTTCGACGGCCACAAGCTCGCCGGGCTCCCGCTGGTCGCGGACGCCCGTAACGGCCTGGAGGAGCTGACCGAGCGGCTCGGGATGCACGGCTACCGGGTGCCCGGGGAGTACGTCGCCGAGTACACCGGGGCCAAGAACCGCTGGGAGCGGACCGTCGACGCCTGCTTCGCCGCCCCCGACCCAGCAGCCCGCCCCACCCAGCCGCAGGTCCTCGGGGCGCTGGACGCGCTGGTGGACGAGTCGGACATCATCGTCAACGCGGCCGGCTCGCTCCCCGGCGACCTGCACAAACTGTGGCGGGCACGGTCGGCGGACCAGTACCACCTGGAGTACGGCTACTCCTGCATGGGCTACGAGATCCCGGCCGCGCTCGGGGTGAAGCTCGCCGCGCCGGAGCGCAACGTGTGGGCGCTGGTCGGCGACGGCACGTACCTGATGCTGCCGACGGAGATCGTGACGGCCGTGCAGGAAGGCGTGGCGATCAAGCTCGTCCTGCTGCAGAACCACGGCTACGCCTCCATCGGCGGGCTGTCCGAGGCGGTGGGCGCCGAGCGGTTCGGCACCGCCTACCGCTACCCGGCCGGGGACGGCACCCACACCGGCGCCCCGCTGCCCGTGGACCTCGCGGCGAACGCGGCCAGCCTGGGCATGCGGGTGCTGCGCGCGGGGACCGCGGGGGAGCTGCGGGCGGCGCTCGGCGAGGCGCGCGCCGCCGACGTCCCCACATGTGTCTACGTGGAGACCGAAACGTCCGACACTGTGTCGGGCGCGCCGCCCGCCCAGGCCTGGTGGGATGTTCCCGTGGCCGCGACCGCGACCCGCCCGTCCGCGGTCAAGGCCCGCGAGCTGTACGAACGGCACGTCTCCACCCGACGCCGCCATCTGTGAGAAGGAGTCCCCGGACATGACGAAGATCGTCAACCACTGGATCGGCGGGAAGACCGTCGACGGCGCGTCGGGTGCGTACGGGCCGGTCACCGACCCGGCGACCGGCGCGGTGACGACGAAGGTCGCGTTCGCGTCGGCCGAGGAGGTGGACGCGGCGGTCGCGTCGGCCAAGGACGCCTTCGCCTCCTGGGGGCAGTCCTCGCTGGCCCAGCGCACCTCCATCCTGTTCCGGTTCCGGGCGCTGCTGGACGCCCACCGCGACGAGATCGCCGACCTGATCACCGCCGAGCACGGCAAGGTGCACTCCGACGCGCTCGGCGAGGTCGCGCGCGGGCTGGAGATCGTGGACCTGGCCTGCGGGATCAACGTCCAGCTCAAGGGCGAGCTGTCCACGCAGGTCGCCAGCCGGGTCGACGTGGCCGCGATCCGCCAGCCGCTCGGCGTCGTCGCGGGCATCACGCCGTTCAACTTCCCGGCGATGGTCCCGATGTGGATGTTCCCGATCGCCATCGCCTGCGGCAACACCTTCGTGCTCAAGCCCAGCGAGAAGGACCCGTCCGCGGCCGTGCGGATCGCCGAGCTGCTGTCCGAGGCCGGTCTGCCCGACGGTGTCTTCAACGTCGTCCACGGCGACAAGGTGGCCGTCGACCGCCTCCTGGAGCACCCGGACGTGAAGGCCGTCTCCTTCGTCGGATCCACCCCGATCGCCCGGCACATCCACGCCACCGCCTCCTTGAACGGCAAGCGGGTGCAGGCCCTCGGCGGCGCCAAGAACCACATGCTGGTGCTGCCGGACGCCGACCTGGACGCGGCGGCCGACGCTGCGGTGAGCGCGGCCTACGGCTCGGCCGGCGAGCGCTGCATGGCCATCTCGGCGGTCGTGGCGGTCGGCTCCATCGGCGACACGCTGGTGGAGAAGATCCGCGAGCGCGCCGAGAAGATCAAGATCGGCCCCGGCAACGACCCGGCGTCCGAGATGGGCCCGCTGATCACCAAGGCGCACCGGGACAAGGTGGCCTCCTACGTCGCGGGTGCCGCCGCCGAGGGCTGCGAGGTCGTGCTCGACGGCACCGGGTACACGGTGGAGGGCTTCGAGGACGGCCACTGGATCGGCATCTCGCTGCTGGACCGGGTGCCGACCACCGCCAAGGCGTACCAGGACGAGATCTTCGGCCCGGTGCTGTGCGTGCTGCGCGCCGACACCTACGAGGAGGGCCTGGCGCTCATCAACGCCTCGCCGTTCGGCAACGGCACCGCGATCTTCACCCGGGACGGCGGCGCGGCCCGGCGCTTCCAGCTGGAGGTCGAGGCGGGCATGGTCGGCGTGAACGTGCCGATCCCGGTGCCGGTGGGCTACCACTCCTTCGGCGGCTGGAAGGACTCGCTCTTCGGCGACCACCACATCTACGGCAACGACGGCACGCACTTCTACACCCGCGGCAAGGTCGTCACCACGCGCTGGCCCGACCCGGCCGACGCCCCGGCGGGCGTGGACCTGGGCTTCCCGCGCAACCACTGAGCCGGGCCGGTGCCCCGTCCTCCGCGCGGCGGCGGGCGGGGCACCGGTGTGTCCGCGCACCCTCCGGCCGGGCCGTCCGGATAGCGGACGCCCGACATTTTTTTGCCACGTCCGCTGCGGTTCCCGTGCAGTGCGGACGAAACGGGTGACGAAGGGGTTGCCGCGACAGCGCCTTTGAAAGCAAGGTCACAACCGGTCCGGGCTTGATGGATGCACCTATAGGGCGTAACGGCCTGGGAAAGCGATGCCGCCCACGGGAAACCGGAACTACGGATTCCGCAGGTAAACGGCCATTGACGTGGGGGTTTTCGTCAGGGTTCTATGCAGCGCCGGGAGTGGACGAGACCTGACATTCGACGATCCGCCGGAGGCGATAGCGCTC
This window harbors:
- the iolB gene encoding 5-deoxy-glucuronate isomerase, with the protein product MRGTELHRPRGATANARYAVDIGPETAGWTHSSLRVVELAPGASHAFTTGDSEWIVLPLEGGCTVQTEQDEFQLLGRDSVFADVTDFAYAPRDARVQIASGAGGRFALAGAKCERRLPARYGPAPEVPVEERGSGTCARRVRNFAAADAFACDRLIAVEVITPGGNWSSYPPHKHDEHRPGEESELEEIYYFEIDGPNGLGYQRVFPSREGGADVLAEVRSGDAVLVPDGWHGPSIAQPGHDMYYLNVMAGPGDSREWLIRFHPDHTTGGYR
- a CDS encoding heavy-metal-associated domain-containing protein; protein product: MTTVTTVYKVTGMSCGHCEGSVSEEISRIPGVSSVKAVASSGEVTVVSAAPLDEEAVRAAVDEAGYELAGQA
- the iolC gene encoding 5-dehydro-2-deoxygluconokinase gives rise to the protein MAYDLITMGRIGVDLYPLQTGVPLAQVTSFGKFLGGSAANVAVAAARLGRRTAVITRTGDDPFGAYLHDALRGFGVDDRWVTPVPGLPTPVTFCEIFPPDDFPLYFYRRPKAPDLEIHPHELDLDAIAAARVFWVTGTGLSEEPSRTATLGALAHRARTGITVFDLDWRPVFWADPETARPFYAEALRHATVAVGNLDEVEIATGTREPHAAARALLDAGAELAVVKQGPKGVLAVSRAGESAEVPPLPVTVLNGLGAGDAFGGSLCHGLLAGHDLETVMRHANAAGAIVASRLECSSAMPTPAEVAAALDSGAVR
- a CDS encoding zinc-dependent alcohol dehydrogenase family protein, with amino-acid sequence MRAVVFEEYGKPAGVREVPDPEPAAHGVVVRVAATGLCRSDWHGWAGHDPDITLPHVPGHELAGVVEAVGARVTRWRPGDRVTVPFVCACGSCGPCAAGDQQVCERQTQPGFSHWGSFAEYVALDHADVNLVALPDDLAYATAAALGCRFATAFRAVVQQGRVAAGEWVAVHGCGGVGLSAVMIAAAAGARVVAVDISPRALELARGFGAAECLDATGVPDPGAAVRELTGGGAHLSLDALGSPATCAASVNGLRPRGRHVQVGLLPSADGTTPVPLARAIALELELLGSHGMAAHAYPGMLRLVRAGTLRPDLLVTRTIPLDAAPAALAAMGTAPEAGVTVIEPWS
- a CDS encoding heavy metal translocating P-type ATPase encodes the protein MTSTTAKPPATAPGTEQVELLIGGMTCASCAARVEKKLNRMDGVSATVNFATEKARVTFADGVEVADLIATVEKTGYTAEEPRPPEPEPETGSAPESPGRDAELGELGHRLLVSALLAAPVVLLAMIPALQFANWQWLSLTLAAPVVVWGGAPFHRAAWTNLRHGAATMDTLVSVGTLAAFGWSLWALFFGDAGTHGMHDEFRLTVSRMDGASTIYLEVASGVIALILLGRYLEARSKRRAGAALKALMELGAKDVAVLRDGREVRVPVSELAVGDRFVVRPGEKIATDGTVVEGVSAVDASMLTGESVPVDVGPGDRVTGATVNAGGRLVVEATRVGADTQLARMARLVEDAQNGKAEVQRLADRISAVFVPVVILIALGTFGVWLGVTGDTVAAFTAAVAVLIIACPCALGLATPTALMVGTGRGAQLGILIKGPEVLESTRRVDTVVLDKTGTVTTGRMTLQDVYVAEGEDEKELLRLAGALEHASEHPVARAIAAGAEERAGALPPVEHFENVPGRGVRGRVDGREVAVGRLYDELPPELARAAREAERQGRTAVVAGWDGRARGVIAVADAVKETSAEAIRELRGLGLTPVLLTGDNRTVAEAVARTVGIDAGHVYAEVLPEDKVDVVRRLQGEGRAVAMVGDGVNDAAALATADLGLAMGTGTDAAIEAGDLTLVRGDLRVAADAIRLSRRTLATIKGNLVWAFGYNVAALPLAAAGLLNPMIAGAAMAFSSVFVVTNSLRLRAFR
- the mmsA gene encoding CoA-acylating methylmalonate-semialdehyde dehydrogenase; the encoded protein is MTKIVNHWIGGKTVDGASGAYGPVTDPATGAVTTKVAFASAEEVDAAVASAKDAFASWGQSSLAQRTSILFRFRALLDAHRDEIADLITAEHGKVHSDALGEVARGLEIVDLACGINVQLKGELSTQVASRVDVAAIRQPLGVVAGITPFNFPAMVPMWMFPIAIACGNTFVLKPSEKDPSAAVRIAELLSEAGLPDGVFNVVHGDKVAVDRLLEHPDVKAVSFVGSTPIARHIHATASLNGKRVQALGGAKNHMLVLPDADLDAAADAAVSAAYGSAGERCMAISAVVAVGSIGDTLVEKIRERAEKIKIGPGNDPASEMGPLITKAHRDKVASYVAGAAAEGCEVVLDGTGYTVEGFEDGHWIGISLLDRVPTTAKAYQDEIFGPVLCVLRADTYEEGLALINASPFGNGTAIFTRDGGAARRFQLEVEAGMVGVNVPIPVPVGYHSFGGWKDSLFGDHHIYGNDGTHFYTRGKVVTTRWPDPADAPAGVDLGFPRNH
- the iolD gene encoding 3D-(3,5/4)-trihydroxycyclohexane-1,2-dione acylhydrolase (decyclizing) translates to MTTIRLTVAQALVRFLAAQYTERDGTRRRLIGAMWGIFGHGNVAGIGQALVEYADLMPYHQGRNEQAMVHAAVGYARQSGRLSAHAVTTSIGPGATNLVTGAALATINHLPVLLLPGDVFAARPADPVLQQLEVPYAGDVSVNDTLRPVSRYFDRITRPEALIPAALQAMRVLTDPVDTGAVTLALPQDVQAEGYDWPERFFAERVWTVRRPGADAAELAEAVQAIRTARRPLLVAGGGVHHSRAETALAEFAGATGIPVASTQAGKGSLRYDHPQDVGGIGHTGTATADDLARAADLVIGVGTRYTDFTTASGTLFENPAVRFLNLNIAPFDGHKLAGLPLVADARNGLEELTERLGMHGYRVPGEYVAEYTGAKNRWERTVDACFAAPDPAARPTQPQVLGALDALVDESDIIVNAAGSLPGDLHKLWRARSADQYHLEYGYSCMGYEIPAALGVKLAAPERNVWALVGDGTYLMLPTEIVTAVQEGVAIKLVLLQNHGYASIGGLSEAVGAERFGTAYRYPAGDGTHTGAPLPVDLAANAASLGMRVLRAGTAGELRAALGEARAADVPTCVYVETETSDTVSGAPPAQAWWDVPVAATATRPSAVKARELYERHVSTRRRHL
- a CDS encoding helix-turn-helix transcriptional regulator translates to MTDRRLWSYKEIAAHIRVRPDTVRAYRKHGHLPPPDHVEGGRPYWYADTVRAWVAARPGNRRRGAG